One Panicum virgatum strain AP13 chromosome 9K, P.virgatum_v5, whole genome shotgun sequence genomic region harbors:
- the LOC120649833 gene encoding telomerase Cajal body protein 1-like, with translation MAAAEEEAAAAPPDGGAESEPAEMSAAGEEREEAAEYSWPQLHFDRPPRRLYHFARQFRSVAPAAGSGSGENFLKGVKWSPDGSSFLTSSDDNSLRLFYLPEDAYSGAEHVAEAAVGGEDSYGAFLQVNEGVPVYDFCWYPCMSLSEPATCVFASTSRDHPIHLWDATSGELRCTYRAYDAMDEIAAALSISFNSAGSKLFAGYNKAIRVFDVHRPGRDFEQYSLLKGGEGPTGIISSISFSPHNGMLAVGSYSQTTAVYAESNMEPLYVLHGQLGGVTQVLFSKDGNYLYTGGRKDPYILCWDIRNTVDIVYKLYRSADTTNQRIYFDIEPCGRHLATGGQDGMVHVYDLQGGQWVTGFQAAGDTVNGFSFHPYLPFAVTSSGHRRFGMQDELNLGGDENCCSVWVFSSSQES, from the exons AtggcagcggcggaggaggaagcagctgccgcgccgcccgacggcggcgccgagaGCGAGCCTGCGGAGATGTctgcggcgggggaggagagagaggaggcggcggagtactcgtggccccaGCTCCACTTCGACCGCCCGCCCCGCCGGCTCTACCACTTCGCCCGCCAGTTCCGCTCCGTCGCTCCCGCTGCCGGCAGCGGAAGCGGCGAGAACTTCCTCAAAGGCGTCAAATGGTCGCCCGACGGCTCCTCCTTCCTCACCAGCTCGGACGACAACTCCCTCCGCTTGTTCTACCT ACCGGAAGACGCGTACAGTGGGGCGGAGCACGTTGCCGAGGCCGCTGTCGGAGGTGAAG ATTCTTATGGCGCGTTCCTTCAGGTGAACGAGGGTGTACCAGTGTACGATTTCTGCTGGTACCCGTGTATGTCTTTGTCTG AACCAGCCACCTGTGTATTTGCAAGCACCAGTCGTGATCACCCAATACACCTTTGGGATGCGACCAGTGGGGAG CTCCGGTGCACCTACAGAGCATATGATGCCATGGATGAAATAGCTGCTGCGCTTTCAATCTCTTTCAATTCTGCTGGATCTAA GCTCTTTGCTGGATACAACAAAGCAATAAGAGTATTTGATGTTCATCGGCCTGGTAGAGATTTTGAGCAGTATTCTTTACTTAAGGGGGGTGAAGGGCCAACCG GTATAATATCTTCAATTTCCTTCTCTCCGCACAATGGGATGCTTGCTGTCGGCTCATACAGCCAGACAACTGCTGTGTATGCAGAAAGTAATATGGAGCCTTTGTATGTCTTACATGGCCAGCTTGGCGGTGTCACACAG GTGCTTTTTTCGAAAGATGGGAACTATCTATATACCGGAGGGCGCAAG GATCCATACATATTATGTTGGGATATTCGCAATACTGTGGATATTGTTTACAA GTTGTACAGATCAGCTGATACTACTAATCAAAGAATATATTTCGATATTGAGCCCTGCGGTAGACATCTAGCCACTGGTGGGCAG GATGGGATGGTACATGTCTATGACCTTCAAGGTGGTCAATGGGTAACAGGTTTCCAAGCGGCTGGTG ATACTGTAAACGGGTTCTCGTTCCATCCATACCTTCCATTTGCCGTCACATCATCCGGGCACAGGAGATTTGGCATGCAAGATGAGTTAAACTTGGGAG GTGATGAGAACTGCTGCTCTGTCTGGGTGTTTTCTTCATCACAAGAATCTTAA
- the LOC120647676 gene encoding dynactin subunit 1-like has translation MPGAATPDAVAPEASATATVAPSPDLALASAAATGAATANTAAAGASTVSSSAPEVPTPVPDVPSPSAQPSAEEELEEWLFDWHTRLEAHTKAEASHAVEARSKLKADQEAYRANLRKVFDREFAVASREKPLAQREEAFAQEVASLAAQRSELETRLAAQRSELETRSQGLEIRKQELEKLSETLQGWRKQLEERASKLAVAESELEEDRKSLAKRESHATNMEKQLERQREAVKSMKETAAKKVAQLEERSREVEEAKAALATRCACGLCLRCGGSFPRFAVVAVRATAYSRAARWQHQSTGEASTAAKANPHRGLCGAQLHSVGALLSSTVQLLRATAATPSGRCTEERDEGWCGSGSRAGRTRELRLSA, from the exons ATGCccggcgcagccacaccagacGCGGTGGCCCCCGAGGCCTCGGCTACGGCGACAGTCGCGCCGTCACCGGACTTGGCGTTGGCGAGCGCAGCGGCGACGGGCGCGGCAACGGCGAACACAGCGGCAGCAGGTGCATCAACTGTAAGCTCCTCGGCTCCTGAGGTCCCGACGCCTGTACCAGACGTCCCCTCCCCCAGTGCTCAACCTTcggcagaggaagagctggaggag tgGCTCttcgactggcacacccgcttGGAGGCGCACACAAAGGCCGAAGCCTCCCATGCTGTGGAAGCCCGGTCCAAACTCAAagccgaccaagaggcctatCGAGCCAAtcttcggaaggtgttcgaccgggagttCGCAGTAGCGAGCCGGGAAAAAcccctggcgcagcgggaggaggCTTTTGCCCAGGAGGTGGCCAGcctcgcggctcagcggtccgaacTTGAGACTCGCCTTGCGGCCCagcggtccgagcttgagactcgcagccagggtctcgagatCCGTAAGCAGGAGCTGGAAAAGCTCTCTGAGACACTACAAGGATGGCGCAAGCAGCTGGAGGAGAGGGCCAGCAAGCTGGCTGTTGCCGAGTCGGAGTTGGAGGAGGATAGGAAGTCCCTCGCTAAGCGGGAATCCCACGCCACCAACATGGAGAAACAGCTTGAGCGCCAGCGCGAGGCCGTCAAGTCTATGAAGGAGACGGCGGCGAAGAAGGTGGCCCaactcgaggagaggtcccgcgaggtggaggaggcCAAGGCAGCGCTGgccacccgg TGTGCCTGCGGGCTGTGTTTGCGTTGCGGCGGCTCGTTTCCCAGGTTTGCGGTCGTGGCTGTGCGTGCTACAGCCTACAGCAGGGCAGCAAGGTGGCAGCACCAATCAACAGGCGAAGCATCAACGGCAGCGAAGGCAAATCCCCACCGCGGCCTCTGCGGCGCGCAGCTGCACTCCGTCGGGGCGCTGCTCAGCTCAACTGTGCAGCTGCTgcgtgccaccgccgccactccGTCGGGGCGCTGCACGGAGGAGAGGGATGAGGGGTGGTGTGGCTCGGGCAGTCGGGCTGGCCGCACGCGGGAGCTCCGCCTGAGCGCGTGA
- the LOC120649834 gene encoding uncharacterized protein LOC120649834 — protein MSAELPPPAPAPPAQAADKRQPAEQEAGGWGGWGLSIFSEISRSAVEVAKSAIADIQQPPEQDTGPDSGEKEKEKEPEGEEEERRKAALDKLENASEDSILGQGLKAFDSSVETITTGTWQALGTAWKSGSLFVQKLENSASSLAETIQQGELPAKASAIAPTILETGKSFTARGMEVLERVGKETMEFIVEETGMEVDKGSTGEGDQQTEEEQFEEVSFDRCFYIYGGPDQLEELEALSSHYALLFNRKKGKLNAEQKTYYDGKLKEIQQMFGLSTNAEEDGPDSDKGKKIESADTDADAEMKKLCETSVSKAAKMAAGFTTALGGLSPNEIIKRTTNRLETIHSEGVHRLSEMCCLAVSQFLALGKSVISATNKSKNEEDDENNIKIDWPEDPISKAKIIRWKAQSISVDMEKVSTSFATGISDVAEAYAAAIQNALADKQDDLPNQKSVQEKAKSISNHLNSDQTSAVSKLQDALQYLAYVIVCTSMPSA, from the exons ATGTCCGCCGAgttgccgccgccagcgccagcgccgccggcgcaggccGCCGACAAGAGACAACCCGCCGAGCAGGAGGCTGGTGGCTGGGGCGGATGGGGCCTCTCCATCTTCTCCGAGATCTCCCGCAGC GCGGTGGAGGTTGCCAAGAGTGCCATCGCGGACATTCAGCAACCGCCGGAGCAGGACACGGGACCCGACAgcggggagaaggagaaggagaaggaaccggagggggaggaggaggagagacgCAAGGCGGCTCTGGACAAGCTGGAGAATGCCAGTGAGGACTCGATCCTGGGCCAG GGGCTCAAGGCCTTTGATAGCTCGGTGGAGACCATCACGACCGGTACTTGGCAAGCTCTTGGGACCGCATGGAAGAGTGGCTCACTATTTGTTCAAAA ATTGGAAAACTCAGCTTCAAGCTTGGCTGAAACCATTCAACAGGGAGAACTGCCCGCCAAAGCATCTGCAATAGCACCGACCATTTTAGAG ACAGGGAAGTCATTTACAGCAAGAGGTATGGAAGTGCTCGAACGTGTTGGAAAGGAGACAATGGAGTTCATTGTTGAAGAAACTGGTATGGAAGTCGATAAAGGTAGTACCGGTGAAGGTGACCAGCAGACGGAAGAGGAGCAGTTTGAAGAAGTCTCATTTGACAGATGCTTCTATATTTATGGAGGACCTGATCAATTAGAG GAGCTGGAAGCACTATCAAGCCACTATGCATTGTTGTTTAATAGGAAAAAGGGGAAACTAAATGCTGAGCAGAAAACTTATTATGATGGGAAGCTCAAAGAAATACAACAGATGTTTGGTCTTAGCACCAATGCTGAGGAAGATGGACCAGATTCTGACAAAGGGAAGAAGATTGAATCAGCTGATACTGACGCTGATGCTGAGATGAAGAAGTTATGtgaaacaagtgttagcaaagCTGCTAAGATGGCCGCAGG GTTCACCACTGCCTTGGGTGGGCTTTCTCCAAATGAGATTATCAAACGAACTACCAATAGGCTGGAGACCATTCACTCAGAGGGTGTTCAT AGACTGTCAGAGATGTGCTGCCTGGCAGTTTCTCAGTTTCTGGCACTAGGAAAGTCGGTAATATCTGCCACCAACAAAtcaaagaatgaagaagatgatgaaaacAACATTAAGATTGATTGGCCTGAAGATCCTATTTCAAAAGCTAAAATAATCAGATGGAAAGCGCAATCCATCTCTGTGGATATGGAAAAGGtctctactagttttgctacaG GAATCTCGGATGTGGCTGAAGCTTATGCGGCAGCCATACAAAATGCTCTCGCTGACAAGCAGGACGATCTCCCAAATCAGAAGTCGGTGCAGGAGAAGGCTAAGTCCATATCCAACCATCTTAATTCCGATCAAACTAGTGCTGTCAGCAAGCTACAAGACGCCCTGCAGTACCTGGCCTATGTCATCGTTTGCACTTCCATGCCAAGTGCCTGA